TATTGGATTGATAAAAATTCCGAGGCGAACATCTAATAATATATTTTGGCTTGTATTTTTCTTCATAACTCCTTAAACTTTTAATATTTCTACTTGTACCACTTTTTATTTCGAATGGGAATATTTCGTTTTGTTTTTGCAGAATAAGATCTACTTCAGCATCGCTTTTTGCAGTCCAGTAAAACAATTCGGTTTTCTCGTGAGCTACAAACTCTTGTGTAATAAAGTTCTCAATAAATGCTCCATTATATTCAGAAAAGTATTTTGTTGGATCAACAATAATTTCTGATGAAATATTTAGCATTGCACCAAGCAAACCCGTATCGTGCATGTAGATCTTAAATTTTGAAAAATCGGTATAGCCCG
This genomic window from Bacteroidota bacterium contains:
- a CDS encoding DUF4143 domain-containing protein yields the protein MPLSGYTDFSKFKIYMHDTGLLGAMLNISSEIIVDPTKYFSEYNGAFIENFITQEFVAHEKTELFYWTAKSDAEVDLILQKQNEIFPFEIKSGTSRNIKSLRSYEEKYKPKYIIRCSPRNFYQSNNFINIPLYAGFLMSEKYPHSIVH